A region of Ammoniphilus sp. CFH 90114 DNA encodes the following proteins:
- a CDS encoding pseudouridine synthase, translated as MRLDKLLSNMGYGTRKDIKKFAKDGLIVVDGKIVKDSSQHVETEEQQVEFDGEIVRYREFVYLMLNKPQGVISATEDLVERTVIDLLDQEYIPFEVFPVGRLDKDTEGLLILSNDGKMAHELLSPRKHVPKTYYADVEGIVTSEDVLAFSKGVQLDDGYTTLPAHLVILQSGELSKIELTIHEGKFHQVKRMFQAVGKKVKYLKRIKMGNLSLDPALSLGEYRELREEEISLLKMVE; from the coding sequence ATGAGGCTTGATAAGCTACTATCCAATATGGGATATGGCACAAGAAAAGATATTAAGAAATTTGCCAAAGATGGTTTGATTGTGGTGGATGGTAAAATCGTAAAAGATAGCAGTCAGCATGTAGAGACAGAGGAGCAACAGGTTGAATTTGATGGGGAGATCGTAAGGTATCGGGAGTTTGTCTATTTGATGTTGAACAAACCTCAAGGGGTAATCTCTGCCACGGAGGACTTAGTGGAGCGTACAGTGATAGATCTGCTTGATCAAGAATACATACCATTTGAGGTGTTCCCCGTCGGACGTCTAGATAAGGACACTGAAGGCCTGTTGATTCTCTCGAATGATGGAAAAATGGCACATGAATTACTTTCTCCCCGAAAGCACGTTCCAAAAACCTATTATGCTGATGTAGAAGGCATCGTCACCTCAGAAGATGTTCTCGCCTTTTCAAAGGGAGTTCAGCTTGATGACGGATATACGACTCTGCCAGCTCACCTTGTGATCTTGCAATCGGGTGAATTATCCAAGATCGAATTAACCATCCATGAAGGAAAATTTCATCAGGTAAAGAGAATGTTCCAAGCCGTCGGGAAAAAAGTTAAGTATCTAAAAAGAATTAAAATGGGTAATCTTTCTCTTGATCCCGCGCTTTCTCTAGGAGAGTATCGTGAATTGCGAGAAGAAGAGATTTCTCTTCTCAAAATGGTGGAATAA
- a CDS encoding alkaline phosphatase family protein translates to MKKVIFLMIDSLMPEVLEDGIDRGMLPALAFFKEKGMYWNNCTSVFPTMTASVDCSLVTGEYPDKHKIPALVWYDPDKRKLVNYTNGSLPVLKLGLGQCIDDALCQMNDRHLSRNVSTLYEELALKGKTTGSINLIAHRSLKKYKVNLPFLVKLVTGFRSYDDVSGPDLFTLGSLVRSNIQPKLPWGFDETVFKHYGINDDFAIRLLNHLITHDTTPDFTMVYLPDNDHQVHIHPRKAMAILQKVDKRLQSVLNQFSSWEHALEKYVFIITGDHGQTLIGKSEEQHNIKLEDLLLGMRITPYGGTPAPEDDLLIANNERMTYLYPFKHGVEAEIIHRLKQDIRIDIIAYRDGEWISVCSGEKEGRLRFRRKGKLKDVYGAGWTIEGNPGILDLQISGNDDALSYGDFPDVLARLNGALYSQDIPMIAITAKPGYEFKSAFAPTHLNGGSHGSLHRKDSTIPLIIAGSEDQTRPFEHPRLIDLKPYILQLLN, encoded by the coding sequence GTGAAAAAGGTCATTTTCTTAATGATAGATTCCTTGATGCCTGAGGTTTTAGAGGATGGTATCGATCGCGGAATGCTCCCGGCCTTAGCGTTTTTTAAGGAAAAGGGCATGTATTGGAACAATTGTACAAGTGTATTTCCAACCATGACGGCCTCGGTGGATTGCTCACTCGTTACAGGAGAATATCCGGACAAGCATAAAATCCCAGCTCTCGTCTGGTATGATCCGGATAAGCGTAAGCTGGTGAATTACACGAACGGTTCATTGCCTGTATTAAAATTAGGGCTCGGCCAATGTATAGATGATGCCCTATGCCAAATGAACGATAGGCATCTAAGCCGCAACGTCTCAACCTTATATGAAGAATTGGCCTTAAAGGGGAAAACTACGGGTTCAATTAATTTAATTGCCCATCGTTCTCTCAAGAAATACAAGGTCAATCTTCCGTTTTTAGTTAAATTGGTTACTGGTTTTCGTTCTTATGACGATGTCAGTGGTCCTGATCTATTTACTCTTGGAAGTCTCGTTCGTTCCAACATACAGCCTAAGTTGCCCTGGGGCTTTGATGAGACAGTTTTTAAGCATTATGGAATTAACGATGACTTTGCCATTCGTTTGTTAAATCATCTCATTACTCATGATACGACACCTGACTTTACCATGGTCTATCTTCCGGACAACGATCATCAAGTACACATCCATCCGAGAAAGGCTATGGCTATATTGCAAAAGGTAGATAAACGCCTGCAATCTGTCCTCAACCAATTTTCCTCCTGGGAACACGCGTTGGAAAAATACGTGTTTATTATAACTGGAGACCATGGTCAAACACTCATAGGCAAGTCGGAGGAGCAACATAATATCAAACTTGAAGATTTGTTATTGGGCATGAGAATCACCCCATATGGCGGCACGCCAGCTCCTGAAGATGATCTTTTGATCGCAAATAACGAGCGGATGACATATCTTTATCCATTTAAACATGGAGTAGAAGCAGAAATCATCCACCGTCTTAAGCAGGATATTCGAATTGATATTATTGCCTATAGAGATGGAGAGTGGATTTCAGTTTGTTCTGGAGAGAAAGAAGGGCGACTTCGGTTTCGGCGAAAAGGTAAGCTGAAAGATGTATACGGTGCTGGTTGGACAATTGAAGGAAACCCTGGTATCTTAGATCTTCAAATTAGCGGGAACGATGACGCGCTTAGCTATGGAGACTTCCCAGATGTCTTGGCTAGATTGAACGGTGCTCTCTACTCACAGGATATTCCTATGATCGCCATAACAGCTAAACCAGGTTATGAGTTCAAATCCGCGTTTGCCCCTACACATCTTAATGGGGGAAGCCACGGATCTTTGCATCGTAAAGATTCGACCATTCCCCTTATCATAGCGGGGTCAGAAGATCAGACAAGGCCATTTGAACATCCCAGACTGATTGATCTAAAACCCTATATCCTCCAATTACTCAACTAA
- a CDS encoding endonuclease/exonuclease/phosphatase family protein, translated as MQLNIICYNIHSGRNLFYRPTLDLIIQFLKEQSADIISLQEVHHNSKQGWQFDQIMKGLAMDGSYGANVKITDGAYGNATFSRYPIVWSKNVWLPSQKEQRGMLHSVLEIQRKKVHIFNTHLGLGKKEREMQLEALTHTVEECGSSCLLMGDLNTTVSLPFPNMIDLGKKAGKESQPTIFPLKKRIDYIYASSSFELLHYEVNQVNHSDHYPIKATVQLVE; from the coding sequence ATGCAGCTAAATATTATTTGTTATAACATCCATAGCGGTAGAAATCTTTTTTATCGCCCTACTCTTGATCTCATCATTCAATTTTTAAAGGAGCAATCAGCCGATATTATTTCTCTCCAGGAAGTCCATCATAACTCAAAGCAAGGATGGCAGTTTGACCAAATCATGAAAGGTCTTGCCATGGATGGAAGCTATGGAGCAAACGTGAAAATTACAGACGGTGCTTACGGCAATGCAACATTTTCACGTTATCCCATTGTTTGGAGCAAAAATGTATGGTTACCGAGCCAGAAGGAGCAACGTGGCATGCTGCATTCTGTTCTGGAGATCCAAAGGAAGAAAGTTCATATTTTTAATACTCACCTTGGGCTTGGGAAAAAAGAGAGAGAAATGCAACTCGAGGCTTTGACTCATACTGTAGAAGAATGTGGATCCTCTTGTTTACTGATGGGTGATTTAAATACAACCGTTTCGCTTCCTTTCCCTAACATGATTGACTTAGGAAAAAAAGCAGGGAAAGAAAGTCAACCGACTATCTTTCCCTTGAAAAAACGCATTGATTATATTTATGCCTCTTCTTCTTTTGAGCTTCTTCATTATGAAGTGAATCAAGTCAACCACTCTGATCATTATCCAATCAAGGCAACGGTGCAATTAGTTGAGTAA
- a CDS encoding alpha/beta-type small acid-soluble spore protein: protein MAQNSNNNQKLVPQAAQALDQMKYEIASEFGVELGADTTSRANGSVGGEITKRLVQFAEQQLSNQR, encoded by the coding sequence ATGGCTCAAAATTCTAACAACAACCAAAAATTAGTACCTCAAGCGGCTCAAGCACTAGATCAAATGAAGTACGAGATTGCTTCTGAGTTCGGTGTAGAGCTTGGTGCTGATACTACGTCCCGCGCCAATGGTTCTGTAGGTGGAGAAATCACAAAGCGCCTTGTGCAATTTGCTGAACAACAACTATCTAACCAACGCTAA
- the ilvD gene encoding dihydroxy-acid dehydratase has protein sequence MTRKMRSDTIKRGFDRAPHRSLLRATGVIQDESDWDKPFIAVANSYIDIIPGHVHLQEFGKIVKEAIREAGGVPFEFNTIGVDDGIAMGHIGMRYSLPSREIIADSIETVVSAHAFDGLICIPNCDKITPAMMMASLRVNIPTIIVTGGPMKAGKTSDGRSISLSSVFEGVGAFQSGKINQESLDELEKYGCPTCGSCSGMFTANSMNCLAEVLGLALPGNGTILAVSDERRDLVKRAAKQIMNLIEMDIKPRDIVTEKAIDNAFALDMAMGGSTNTVLHTLAIANEAGIDYSLERINLVADRVPHLSKIAPASDYHMEDVHLAGGVTAILNELSKKEGAIHVDTLTVTGKTLAENIAGHDIQNKEVIRPLDNPYSAKGGLSILFGNMAPEGGVIKTGAVEPGIKKHEGPAIVFDSQEQALEGIATGKIKEGHVVVIRYEGPKGGPGMPEMLAPTSQIMGMGLGTKVALVTDGRFSGASRGISVGHVSPEAAEGGPIAYIQDGDIITIDLETNRLEVQISDEEMANRKAQWPGFEPKVKTGYLARYSKLVTSASTGGIMKI, from the coding sequence ATGACAAGAAAAATGAGAAGTGACACAATCAAGCGTGGATTCGACCGCGCTCCCCATAGAAGTTTATTAAGAGCAACAGGAGTAATTCAAGACGAGTCCGATTGGGACAAGCCTTTTATTGCCGTTGCCAATTCTTACATTGACATCATTCCAGGTCATGTTCATTTACAAGAATTTGGGAAGATCGTGAAAGAAGCCATTCGTGAAGCGGGTGGAGTTCCTTTTGAATTTAATACCATCGGAGTTGATGATGGAATCGCAATGGGTCACATCGGTATGCGCTACTCTCTACCGAGCCGTGAAATTATCGCTGATTCAATCGAAACGGTTGTATCTGCTCATGCTTTCGACGGACTTATTTGTATCCCGAACTGCGATAAGATTACTCCTGCGATGATGATGGCATCACTGCGTGTGAATATCCCGACTATTATTGTTACAGGCGGACCGATGAAGGCTGGAAAAACCTCTGACGGTCGCTCCATCTCTTTATCTTCTGTTTTTGAAGGCGTTGGCGCTTTCCAATCCGGTAAAATTAATCAGGAGAGCCTAGATGAGCTTGAAAAATATGGTTGCCCTACCTGTGGATCTTGTTCCGGAATGTTTACTGCTAATTCTATGAACTGTCTTGCAGAAGTGTTAGGACTAGCTCTTCCTGGCAATGGAACGATCCTTGCTGTATCTGACGAGCGTAGAGATTTAGTAAAAAGGGCTGCAAAACAAATTATGAATTTGATTGAGATGGATATCAAGCCACGTGATATCGTGACAGAGAAAGCGATTGACAATGCTTTCGCCCTTGACATGGCCATGGGTGGTTCTACCAACACGGTTCTTCACACCTTAGCCATCGCTAACGAAGCAGGCATTGACTACTCTTTGGAGAGAATTAATCTTGTTGCCGATCGAGTGCCACATCTGTCTAAGATCGCACCTGCTTCTGATTATCATATGGAAGATGTCCACCTTGCAGGTGGTGTTACAGCGATCCTAAACGAACTTAGCAAAAAAGAAGGCGCTATTCATGTTGACACTCTTACTGTCACAGGTAAAACACTAGCCGAAAACATTGCTGGACACGATATCCAAAACAAAGAAGTCATTCGTCCTCTCGATAACCCTTATTCTGCAAAGGGTGGACTATCCATCCTATTCGGAAATATGGCACCTGAAGGTGGCGTAATTAAGACAGGCGCTGTTGAGCCGGGAATCAAAAAGCATGAAGGCCCAGCCATCGTATTTGATTCTCAAGAACAAGCTCTTGAAGGAATTGCTACTGGTAAGATTAAAGAAGGACATGTCGTTGTTATCCGTTACGAAGGACCAAAGGGTGGTCCAGGAATGCCTGAGATGCTTGCTCCTACTTCTCAAATCATGGGGATGGGTCTTGGAACCAAGGTAGCCCTTGTTACGGATGGTCGCTTCTCCGGAGCTTCTCGCGGAATTAGTGTAGGTCACGTTTCTCCTGAAGCAGCAGAAGGTGGACCGATTGCCTATATTCAAGATGGTGATATTATCACGATTGACCTTGAAACCAATCGCTTAGAAGTTCAAATTTCTGATGAAGAAATGGCAAATCGCAAAGCCCAATGGCCTGGTTTTGAACCAAAAGTAAAGACAGGATACCTTGCTCGTTATTCTAAACTTGTAACCTCTGCTAGCACAGGTGGAATTATGAAAATCTAA